The following are encoded together in the Sphingomicrobium clamense genome:
- a CDS encoding PAS domain S-box protein, whose translation MSKPWLPYLALADDKGVAPEESRDGHESASGEEWRADAGQASMPGPDGGVHGTGGRWARFLPRTPFAWMMALGIGTTFFLLAYFGILLTRESGRIAAVWLANGIAVAIILRNPRAHWPLLFASVFAGNLMANFLHADPVARAMALACANLIEIGIITLMMRGALRPDQSFESGPVIGRFMASALVAALVAGLFAASALTLLENGQFLAVAQHWFVADALGLLITAPLLLSLPPRLAEWVQPRAARSLARRFETGALVTAVVATTLVLFLQERAPLIFLLGPLLVLSAFRLSLAMACFTILASSAVAIVATGMGLGPMARFAGEEIMRIYALQSLIASMIALVLPVRALIVERDRMGVAMERTERKFLRIAEASLAGILHLDLNGEATWANNRWTEMTGQEFRRGKHRNWVEAIAPEARSELLTMWTKARATLEPVSGEFPAACEDRDCGWVALSIHPERSASGDLTGFVVRLSDVTERRAAEEKLADSERLYRLVTENVSDIVIRLGLDGSMLYVSAAAQRMLGHAPDDLVGRPIRDLIHGEDWKEFRSAFTDLLTGGRARPELRYRHRCADGTFRWVEGSFRPVFDAKSGEPIELVASIRDITRRRRTEQVVAESAAKLRESHRLISLAECLARTAHWRLDLNGGEFDYSPQANAICNVPRNEPFSARDALRLVAPEDRDTLLSTMARARRAERSCECEIKIKTPAGELRHLRVVIQADRTPEGKLDGLVGVLRDVTVEHHARDELVQARDTANAAARAKSHFLATMSHEIRTPMTGVLGMIDLLKANPDEGDRARYLDMLETSADLLMAVLDDILDFSKIDSGQVALERRDFVVDRLVEESAALFERQAAEKGIQLCFVHDGESATVRGDPMRLRQILANLLSNSIKFTEQGEIRLRLATQAAGDDTEVHIAVADSGIGIAQNKQDRLFEPFTQADASTSRRFGGTGLGLAICRRLVEAMGGQISVASAPGEGATFSVKLTLPTGSIENVDDPVEAYAALPDAPRREYPSLSILVAEDNPVNQMLISAMLRADGHRVAVVENGRLAVERAAREQYDAIVMDMQMPEMDGLAATRAIRGSDGPCAAIPIIALTADSSPDRRRFYDGAGLSAFLTKPIDQEILLDQIRAIAGLGSVDGRTKTGKAPPSDNAKNDDAERLPALFDNERLGELREAVGQKRLSEMFALLDAELATRPDEIAALVKAGDRDGALRLAHSLKGAAGSAGALAVAALAEQFEAKDV comes from the coding sequence ATGTCCAAGCCCTGGCTTCCGTATCTTGCGCTCGCCGACGACAAGGGCGTTGCGCCTGAAGAATCGCGTGATGGTCACGAAAGCGCCTCCGGTGAGGAATGGCGTGCCGACGCCGGCCAGGCTTCGATGCCAGGCCCCGACGGGGGTGTGCACGGGACAGGTGGGCGATGGGCTCGCTTCCTCCCGCGCACGCCCTTTGCCTGGATGATGGCCTTGGGGATCGGCACGACCTTCTTTCTGCTCGCCTATTTCGGCATTCTGCTGACCCGTGAATCCGGGCGGATCGCGGCGGTCTGGCTGGCCAACGGGATCGCCGTCGCGATCATCCTGCGCAATCCGCGCGCACACTGGCCGCTGCTGTTTGCGAGCGTTTTTGCCGGCAATCTGATGGCCAATTTTCTTCATGCCGACCCTGTCGCGCGCGCGATGGCGCTCGCCTGCGCCAACCTGATCGAGATCGGCATCATCACGCTGATGATGCGTGGCGCGCTCCGGCCCGACCAGTCGTTTGAAAGCGGTCCGGTCATCGGCCGGTTCATGGCCTCGGCGTTGGTCGCCGCTTTAGTCGCCGGCCTGTTTGCGGCGAGCGCTTTGACGCTGCTTGAAAACGGCCAATTCCTTGCTGTTGCCCAGCACTGGTTTGTCGCTGATGCGCTCGGTCTATTGATCACCGCGCCGCTACTTCTCTCGCTGCCGCCGCGCCTCGCTGAGTGGGTCCAGCCGCGTGCCGCGCGCTCGCTAGCGCGTCGGTTCGAGACGGGCGCGCTCGTGACTGCCGTGGTCGCGACCACGCTCGTCCTTTTCCTGCAAGAACGTGCGCCGCTCATCTTCCTGCTCGGCCCGCTCCTCGTGCTGTCGGCCTTTCGCCTGTCGTTGGCGATGGCGTGCTTCACGATCCTTGCGTCCTCGGCGGTGGCGATAGTCGCGACCGGCATGGGGCTTGGCCCGATGGCGCGCTTTGCGGGCGAGGAGATTATGCGAATTTACGCTCTCCAGTCGTTGATCGCCTCGATGATCGCGCTCGTCCTTCCGGTTCGGGCCCTGATCGTCGAGCGTGACAGGATGGGCGTCGCCATGGAGAGGACCGAGCGCAAATTCCTGCGCATCGCGGAAGCCTCGCTCGCGGGAATCCTCCATCTCGACCTAAACGGCGAAGCGACCTGGGCGAATAATCGCTGGACCGAAATGACCGGGCAGGAGTTTCGCCGTGGCAAGCATCGCAATTGGGTCGAAGCCATCGCTCCCGAAGCGCGGTCGGAATTGTTGACCATGTGGACCAAAGCGCGCGCGACGCTCGAGCCGGTTTCCGGCGAGTTTCCCGCAGCGTGCGAGGACCGTGACTGCGGTTGGGTCGCGCTTTCCATCCATCCCGAGCGGAGCGCCTCGGGCGACCTTACCGGTTTTGTCGTCCGCTTGAGCGACGTGACCGAGCGCCGGGCGGCCGAGGAGAAACTTGCCGACAGCGAGCGCCTCTATCGACTGGTCACCGAGAATGTCAGCGACATCGTGATTCGTCTCGGGCTGGACGGATCGATGCTTTACGTGTCGGCGGCGGCGCAGCGGATGCTCGGGCATGCCCCCGACGATCTGGTCGGCCGCCCGATTCGCGATCTCATCCACGGCGAGGACTGGAAGGAGTTTCGCAGCGCGTTCACGGATTTGCTAACCGGCGGCCGCGCCCGCCCCGAATTGCGCTATCGCCACCGCTGTGCCGACGGCACGTTCCGCTGGGTCGAAGGCAGTTTCCGGCCCGTCTTCGACGCCAAGAGCGGCGAGCCGATCGAATTGGTGGCGTCGATCCGCGACATTACGAGGCGGCGGCGCACAGAGCAGGTCGTTGCCGAGAGCGCCGCCAAGTTGCGCGAAAGCCATCGCCTCATCTCGCTCGCCGAGTGCCTGGCGCGCACTGCGCATTGGCGCCTCGACCTGAATGGCGGAGAGTTCGATTACAGCCCCCAGGCCAATGCGATCTGTAACGTCCCGCGCAACGAGCCCTTCAGTGCCCGCGACGCCTTACGCCTGGTAGCACCGGAGGATCGCGACACCCTTTTATCGACCATGGCGCGCGCACGGCGGGCCGAACGCTCGTGCGAATGCGAAATCAAGATCAAGACGCCGGCCGGTGAGCTTCGCCACCTGCGCGTCGTCATCCAGGCCGATCGCACGCCCGAAGGGAAGCTCGACGGGCTGGTAGGTGTCCTGCGCGATGTGACCGTCGAGCATCACGCGCGCGACGAACTCGTTCAGGCGCGCGACACGGCCAATGCCGCAGCGCGCGCAAAATCCCATTTTCTTGCGACGATGAGCCACGAGATCCGCACGCCGATGACCGGCGTGCTAGGAATGATCGACCTGTTGAAGGCCAATCCCGACGAGGGCGACCGCGCGCGCTATCTCGACATGCTCGAAACGTCCGCCGACCTGCTCATGGCGGTGCTCGACGACATACTGGACTTTTCCAAGATCGACAGCGGTCAGGTGGCGCTCGAGCGACGCGACTTCGTCGTCGATCGACTGGTCGAGGAATCGGCGGCGCTGTTCGAGCGGCAAGCGGCAGAAAAGGGCATCCAGCTCTGTTTCGTCCATGACGGAGAGTCGGCGACCGTTCGCGGCGATCCCATGCGACTGCGACAGATCCTCGCCAACCTTCTTTCCAATTCGATCAAGTTTACCGAGCAGGGCGAAATCCGCCTCCGGCTCGCGACGCAGGCCGCAGGCGATGATACCGAGGTGCATATCGCGGTCGCCGATAGCGGGATCGGGATTGCCCAGAACAAGCAGGATCGCCTCTTCGAACCTTTTACCCAGGCCGATGCCAGCACGTCGCGCCGCTTCGGTGGCACCGGCCTGGGCCTCGCCATCTGCCGACGCCTTGTCGAGGCAATGGGCGGGCAGATTTCGGTCGCAAGCGCGCCTGGCGAAGGCGCGACTTTCTCGGTCAAGCTGACGCTCCCGACGGGGTCGATCGAGAATGTCGACGATCCGGTAGAGGCCTACGCCGCACTACCTGACGCTCCACGCCGCGAGTATCCGTCGCTTTCGATCCTGGTCGCCGAGGACAATCCGGTGAACCAGATGCTGATCAGCGCGATGCTGCGCGCCGACGGTCACCGCGTGGCGGTCGTCGAAAATGGCCGATTGGCGGTCGAGCGTGCCGCGCGCGAGCAATACGATGCCATCGTCATGGACATGCAGATGCCCGAGATGGACGGACTGGCCGCAACCCGTGCGATCCGCGGGTCGGATGGCCCATGCGCTGCGATTCCCATCATCGCACTGACCGCCGATTCGAGCCCCGACCGACGGCGCTTCTACGACGGCGCAGGGCTCTCGGCCTTCCTGACCAAGCCAATCGACCAGGAAATTTTGCTGGACCAGATCCGAGCGATCGCGGGCCTCGGCTCGGTCGATGGCAGGACGAAGACAGGAAAAGCGCCACCTTCGGACAATGCCAAGAATGACGATGCGGAAAGACTTCCCGCCTTGTTCGACAACGAGCGGCTCGGCGAGTTGCGCGAGGCGGTCGGCCAGAAACGCCTGTCGGAAATGTTCGCGCTTCTCGACGCCGAACTGGCGACCAGGCCCGACGAGATCGCCGCGCTCGTCAAGGCGGGCGACCGCGACGGCGCCTTGCGACTGGCACACAGCCTCAAGGGTGCAGCCGGGAGCGCAGGAGCCCTCGCCGTCGCCGCTCTTGCCGAGCAGTTCGAAGCAAAGGACGTCTAG
- a CDS encoding fasciclin domain-containing protein: MNNFANAPLALILAAALPLAACGNEPEGDGTIETAAEDDQSLAGAIGADSTLGKAVEAAGLADVLAGPGPYTVLAPSDEAFAALPEGTLDSLLAEEGKEQLGGILTYHILPGTILGEDIANAIEMGEGSTELPTMGGATLTARMDGETVVLTDAGGNQARVTSTSDGLSNGVVHHLDAVLMPE; this comes from the coding sequence ATGAACAACTTCGCGAACGCGCCGCTGGCGCTGATCCTCGCTGCCGCGCTCCCGCTTGCCGCGTGCGGGAACGAGCCGGAAGGCGACGGCACGATCGAGACGGCGGCCGAAGACGATCAAAGCCTCGCAGGGGCGATCGGCGCGGACTCCACTCTTGGCAAAGCCGTCGAAGCAGCGGGCCTCGCCGACGTGCTGGCGGGCCCGGGCCCCTACACCGTTCTCGCACCTAGCGACGAGGCCTTCGCCGCCTTGCCCGAGGGCACGCTCGACAGCCTGCTTGCCGAGGAGGGCAAGGAACAGCTGGGCGGCATCCTGACCTATCACATCCTGCCCGGCACGATCCTGGGCGAGGATATCGCCAATGCGATCGAGATGGGCGAAGGGTCGACCGAGCTGCCGACCATGGGCGGCGCCACGCTGACCGCGCGGATGGATGGCGAGACCGTGGTGCTGACCGATGCCGGCGGCAACCAGGCCCGAGTCACCTCGACCAGCGACGGGCTTTCCAACGGAGTCGTGCATCATCTCGATGCGGTCCTGATGCCCGAGTAG
- a CDS encoding spinster family MFS transporter: MTAAVADAPRPMSGRTTMMVMLVIAYTLNFIDRQIIGILAEPIKLDLGLTDGQLGWMGGTAFALFYTLLAIPIALLADRKNRSWIIAIGLTLWSAATALCGLAQNFWQLFLARMSVGVGEAAGVAPAYSLISDLYPPKARARALAIFSLGIPLGSALGVLFGGLLAASIDWRAAFIAVGLAGVVFAPIFKYFVRDPGHGLEGGEAAPAPAAPAALGDGAPSVGQVFRAVAAKPSFWLLGFGAGLASMAGYGFAFWIPSFLARSYELGLVDRSWIMAGMVGIGGAIGIYGGGVLGDRLGSKSAGNYAKIIAIAFAVTLPIYLLAFQSTNLWASFFLFMAATALSLMWLGPIVTAITKLVPANMRATASALFLFINNLMGLGLGSPLIGEISDALTPVYGDEALRYSAMVTTSVYLFAALLMALAARRLHRDVVET; the protein is encoded by the coding sequence ATGACCGCTGCCGTTGCTGACGCGCCGCGTCCGATGTCCGGGCGCACGACCATGATGGTGATGCTGGTCATCGCCTACACGCTCAATTTCATCGACCGGCAGATCATTGGCATCCTGGCTGAACCGATCAAGCTCGACCTCGGTCTCACCGACGGGCAGCTCGGGTGGATGGGCGGCACGGCCTTCGCGCTGTTTTATACCCTGCTCGCCATCCCGATCGCGCTGCTCGCAGATCGCAAGAACCGCAGCTGGATCATCGCCATCGGCCTCACCCTTTGGAGCGCGGCGACCGCGCTGTGCGGGCTGGCGCAGAATTTCTGGCAGCTATTCCTTGCGCGCATGAGCGTGGGCGTCGGCGAGGCGGCAGGGGTCGCGCCGGCTTACTCGTTGATCAGCGATCTCTACCCGCCCAAGGCGCGCGCACGGGCGCTGGCGATCTTCTCGCTCGGCATTCCGCTGGGCTCGGCGCTGGGCGTCCTGTTCGGCGGGCTGCTCGCGGCCTCGATCGACTGGCGCGCGGCCTTCATCGCGGTCGGACTGGCAGGCGTCGTCTTTGCCCCGATCTTCAAATATTTCGTACGCGACCCGGGCCATGGTCTCGAAGGCGGTGAAGCGGCTCCCGCGCCGGCGGCCCCCGCAGCGCTCGGCGACGGCGCGCCGTCGGTCGGCCAGGTGTTTCGCGCCGTCGCGGCCAAGCCCAGCTTCTGGTTGCTCGGCTTCGGCGCGGGCCTTGCCAGCATGGCGGGCTACGGCTTCGCCTTCTGGATCCCGAGCTTCCTTGCGCGCAGCTACGAGCTGGGTCTGGTTGACCGCAGCTGGATCATGGCCGGAATGGTCGGCATCGGCGGCGCGATCGGCATTTACGGCGGCGGCGTGCTGGGCGACCGCCTGGGGAGCAAGAGCGCGGGCAACTACGCGAAAATCATCGCCATCGCTTTCGCTGTCACGCTGCCTATCTACCTGCTCGCCTTCCAGAGCACGAATTTGTGGGCCAGCTTCTTTCTGTTCATGGCGGCGACTGCGCTTTCGCTGATGTGGCTTGGTCCGATCGTAACCGCGATCACCAAACTGGTCCCCGCCAACATGCGCGCGACCGCGTCGGCGCTGTTCCTGTTCATCAACAACCTGATGGGCCTCGGGCTCGGTTCGCCGCTGATCGGCGAGATTAGCGACGCGCTGACCCCCGTCTATGGCGACGAGGCGCTACGTTACTCGGCGATGGTGACCACCTCGGTCTATCTGTTCGCCGCACTGTTGATGGCATTGGCCGCACGCCGCCTCCACAGGGACGTGGTCGAAACCTGA
- a CDS encoding class V aminotransferase, protein MSFKPLFSKSLAADPDRLHVAAHSHHLWPDASYDGQIECWEDAARLADRKWDRIMGEVWPEAQRHVGNELGGVPADRLVFSANTHDLIIRLVAACPRKGEGPLRILTTDGEFHSARRQFARWVEEGRIALDVVAAEPFETLGERVLDAARTGEHDLIFVSQMLFGAGRALAPLEPIVDLADPEGPWVVVDGYHSFMAIPEPFAKTLSDKAFFLGGGYKYAMAGEGMGFMACPPGFGPRPPLTGWYAEFDDLTLPPGMVGYAPDAMRFMGATFDASSLYRFNHIRRMLADQDLDTASISAHVQAIQQRFVGAIEGTVLGQAKLLNSPGDNPGARFLAFRHDCAADWCTTLKARNVITDVRGRVIRFGFGLYHDPDDVDALVAHLKELS, encoded by the coding sequence ATGAGCTTCAAGCCGCTTTTCTCAAAGAGCCTCGCTGCCGATCCCGACCGGTTGCACGTCGCTGCGCACAGCCACCATCTGTGGCCCGACGCGAGCTATGATGGTCAGATCGAATGTTGGGAGGATGCCGCGCGGCTGGCGGACCGCAAGTGGGACCGCATCATGGGCGAGGTCTGGCCCGAGGCGCAGCGCCATGTCGGGAACGAGCTGGGCGGCGTGCCGGCAGATCGGCTCGTCTTTTCGGCCAACACGCACGACTTAATCATCCGGCTCGTCGCCGCCTGCCCGAGAAAAGGCGAAGGACCGCTTCGCATCCTCACCACTGACGGAGAATTCCACAGCGCTCGGCGCCAGTTTGCGCGCTGGGTCGAGGAAGGCCGCATCGCGCTCGACGTGGTGGCGGCAGAACCCTTCGAGACGCTCGGCGAACGCGTGCTCGATGCTGCAAGGACCGGCGAGCATGACCTCATCTTCGTGAGCCAGATGCTGTTCGGGGCGGGGCGGGCGCTCGCACCGCTCGAGCCGATCGTCGATCTTGCCGATCCCGAGGGTCCGTGGGTCGTGGTCGACGGCTATCACAGCTTCATGGCGATCCCCGAGCCCTTTGCGAAAACGCTCTCGGACAAGGCCTTCTTTCTCGGCGGCGGCTACAAATATGCCATGGCGGGCGAGGGGATGGGCTTCATGGCCTGCCCGCCCGGCTTCGGCCCGCGACCCCCGCTGACCGGCTGGTATGCGGAATTCGACGATCTTACGCTCCCGCCCGGCATGGTCGGCTACGCGCCCGACGCGATGCGCTTCATGGGGGCGACGTTCGATGCTTCGTCGCTGTATCGCTTCAACCACATCCGCCGAATGCTGGCTGACCAAGATCTCGATACGGCGAGTATCTCCGCGCACGTGCAGGCCATCCAGCAGCGCTTCGTCGGCGCGATCGAGGGCACCGTGCTTGGCCAGGCGAAATTGCTCAATTCTCCGGGCGACAATCCCGGCGCGCGCTTTCTCGCCTTCCGCCACGACTGCGCTGCCGACTGGTGCACGACGCTCAAGGCACGAAACGTCATTACCGACGTGCGCGGGCGGGTGATCCGCTTCGGCTTCGGCCTCTACCACGACCCCGACGACGTCGATGCGCTCGTCGCTCACTTGAAAGAGCTTTCATGA
- a CDS encoding tryptophan 2,3-dioxygenase, translating to MTVKPAGISYADYLDLDTILGAQAPHSELHDEMLFIIIHQNKELWLKQLLHELAYAIELLREDNFTLVHKTLSRVHRIQAVMTLSWDVLTTLTPVDYMKFRHVLGTSSGFQSAQFREFEYRLGIKNPVYLKNYEEGSEVRQRMERALEEPSLADEATAALARHGFDVSSEEQIAHSWLTVYRNAEDNLALYGLAEKLVDLDEAMAAWRHRHVLMVERVIGMKTGTGGSAGAPYLRETLTKRAFPVLWNLRTEI from the coding sequence ATGACCGTCAAACCCGCCGGCATCAGCTACGCCGATTATCTCGACCTCGACACCATTCTCGGTGCGCAAGCTCCGCATTCGGAGCTGCACGACGAGATGCTGTTCATCATCATCCACCAGAACAAGGAATTGTGGCTCAAGCAGCTGCTCCATGAGCTGGCCTACGCGATCGAGCTGCTGCGCGAGGACAATTTCACGCTGGTCCACAAGACGCTTAGCCGGGTCCACCGGATCCAGGCGGTGATGACCCTGTCGTGGGACGTGCTCACGACGCTGACCCCGGTCGACTATATGAAATTTCGTCATGTGCTGGGGACCAGCTCGGGCTTCCAGTCGGCACAGTTTCGCGAGTTCGAATATCGGCTCGGAATCAAGAACCCGGTCTATCTCAAAAATTACGAGGAAGGCAGCGAGGTGCGCCAGCGCATGGAGCGCGCGCTTGAGGAGCCGAGCCTGGCCGACGAAGCGACTGCGGCGCTGGCCCGCCATGGATTCGACGTGTCGAGCGAGGAACAGATCGCGCACAGCTGGCTGACCGTCTATCGCAATGCCGAGGACAATCTCGCGCTTTACGGGCTCGCCGAGAAACTGGTCGATCTCGACGAAGCCATGGCCGCATGGCGCCATCGCCACGTGCTGATGGTCGAACGTGTGATCGGGATGAAGACCGGCACGGGCGGCTCGGCGGGCGCGCCCTATCTGCGCGAGACGCTGACCAAGCGCGCCTTCCCTGTGCTCTGGAATTTGCGCACCGAGATATGA
- a CDS encoding outer membrane protein assembly factor BamE yields MYKLLLPATAALALAGCQGIRDQSGYIALAELTDSIEVGIDNKDSVQRTLGRPTFTGQFDENNWYYVNQMTSQFAFRRPQLKDATILHIQFDAAGNVTSINEADETLAVKINPSGDETPTLGREKSFFEELFGNIGQVGQTGLFGTEQGGP; encoded by the coding sequence ATGTACAAGCTCCTTCTCCCCGCTACGGCGGCGCTCGCGCTCGCCGGATGCCAGGGTATTCGCGACCAGTCGGGCTATATCGCGCTCGCCGAATTGACTGATTCGATCGAGGTCGGGATCGACAATAAGGATTCGGTACAGCGCACGCTGGGCCGCCCGACCTTCACCGGCCAATTCGACGAGAATAACTGGTATTACGTTAACCAGATGACGAGCCAGTTTGCATTCCGTCGCCCGCAGCTGAAGGATGCGACCATCCTCCACATCCAGTTCGATGCGGCGGGCAACGTCACCTCGATTAACGAGGCGGACGAGACGCTGGCGGTCAAGATCAATCCGTCGGGCGACGAAACGCCGACGCTGGGCCGCGAAAAGAGCTTCTTCGAAGAGTTGTTCGGCAATATCGGCCAGGTCGGCCAGACCGGGCTGTTCGGCACCGAGCAGGGCGGTCCCTAG
- a CDS encoding ubiquinol-cytochrome C chaperone family protein, which yields MRSLLNMFARPKAEYHSLYEGVVAAAREADWYRGGKVPDTLDGRFAVLSTLLALTILRMEQGEEETVRASVHLTEAFIADMDAQMREEGFGDPSLGKQVRSLVGALAARVDRWRPLAESDRLEPGEALTDAVRFSLYRYDPPEEAAETLVTEKLRRFHEGLGGASDRKIMAGQLA from the coding sequence ATGCGATCGCTGCTCAACATGTTCGCACGGCCCAAGGCCGAATATCACTCGCTCTACGAAGGCGTCGTCGCGGCGGCGCGGGAGGCGGATTGGTATCGCGGCGGGAAGGTCCCCGACACGCTGGACGGGCGCTTCGCGGTGCTTTCGACGCTGCTGGCGCTCACGATCCTGCGCATGGAACAGGGCGAGGAAGAGACGGTGCGCGCATCGGTCCACCTGACCGAAGCCTTCATCGCCGACATGGACGCGCAGATGCGCGAAGAAGGGTTCGGCGACCCCTCGCTCGGCAAGCAGGTGCGCTCGCTGGTCGGCGCGCTCGCCGCGCGGGTCGATCGCTGGCGGCCGCTTGCCGAGAGCGACCGGCTCGAACCGGGCGAAGCACTGACCGACGCGGTTCGCTTCAGCCTCTACCGCTACGATCCGCCCGAAGAAGCGGCGGAGACGCTCGTAACCGAAAAGCTGCGCCGCTTCCACGAAGGGCTGGGCGGAGCCAGCGACCGCAAGATCATGGCAGGCCAGCTCGCGTGA
- a CDS encoding DUF177 domain-containing protein — protein sequence MTDFTTPLKLNAIRDGDRMSLQATDDERGAIADRLRLTSLDRLEADVVLRKDGDTVEAEGRVRAKVEQACIATGEPVPASIDEPIALRFVPEPKSGNPDEEIELGEDELDTIFHDGQQIALGDALADTLSLALDPYPRSPDADEALRAAGVISEEEAGPFGGLAALKEKMEKGGN from the coding sequence GTGACCGATTTCACGACGCCGCTGAAGCTCAACGCCATCCGCGACGGCGACCGAATGTCGCTGCAGGCGACCGATGACGAACGCGGGGCCATCGCCGACCGACTGCGCCTGACCTCGCTCGACCGGCTCGAGGCCGATGTCGTGCTGCGCAAGGACGGCGACACGGTCGAGGCGGAAGGCCGCGTGCGGGCAAAGGTCGAACAAGCCTGCATCGCGACGGGCGAACCGGTGCCCGCCTCGATCGACGAGCCAATCGCGCTTCGCTTCGTCCCCGAGCCGAAAAGCGGCAATCCCGACGAGGAGATCGAGCTGGGCGAAGACGAGCTCGACACCATCTTTCATGACGGCCAGCAGATCGCACTCGGCGATGCGCTCGCCGATACGCTGAGCCTAGCGCTCGACCCCTATCCACGCAGCCCCGACGCCGACGAGGCATTGCGCGCCGCAGGCGTGATCAGCGAAGAGGAAGCCGGACCCTTTGGCGGGCTCGCCGCGCTCAAGGAGAAAATGGAAAAGGGCGGCAACTAG
- the ssb gene encoding single-stranded DNA-binding protein codes for MAGVNKVILVGNLGADPEARSLNNGGEVVNLRVATSETWKDRDGNRQERTEWHQVVIWNENLGRVAKNYLKKGSKVYLEGQLQTRKWQDQNGADRYSTEVVLQRFRGELVLLDPREGGGGGGGYGQQGGGYGGGGGGQQQQSRPQPAAFDTDLDDDVPF; via the coding sequence ATGGCGGGCGTCAACAAGGTGATTTTGGTCGGCAATCTGGGGGCGGATCCCGAGGCGCGGTCGCTCAACAATGGCGGCGAGGTGGTCAACCTGCGCGTCGCGACCAGCGAGACCTGGAAGGACCGCGACGGCAACCGCCAGGAACGCACCGAATGGCACCAGGTCGTGATCTGGAACGAGAATCTCGGCCGCGTCGCGAAAAATTATCTGAAGAAGGGCTCGAAGGTCTATCTCGAGGGCCAGCTGCAGACCCGCAAGTGGCAGGACCAGAATGGCGCCGACCGCTATTCGACCGAAGTCGTGCTGCAGCGCTTCCGCGGCGAACTTGTCCTGCTCGACCCGCGCGAAGGCGGTGGCGGCGGTGGCGGTTACGGCCAGCAGGGCGGTGGCTATGGCGGCGGTGGTGGCGGCCAGCAACAGCAGTCGCGTCCGCAGCCGGCGGCGTTCGACACCGACCTCGACGACGATGTCCCGTTCTAG